A DNA window from candidate division WOR-3 bacterium contains the following coding sequences:
- the murJ gene encoding murein biosynthesis integral membrane protein MurJ: protein MIRKVSIFTLGTLITRITGLLRESVFAYLYGASTSTDAFQVAFRIPNLLRDLFSEAALSASFVPTFCEKLKKKEPSDEIWRFASNLFNIILIFVGGIVLLLIFFSPSVVHFLGMGYKNVPGKLELTNNLTRIMLPFLLFVSLASLVMGILLSFGKFFIPAIAPVGFNLVSVTIPLATFSLFRFWNKDPIYAMAYGVLFGAIAQLVIQIPALKSKGFKYKLYFNLKESSAKRVFSLWLPMVLGLAGYQVNFAVNTFLITFLEEKSITYLNYAYRIMHLPAGLFGVAVGTVALQEFSFVGAEELKDKIDEAIRLTSILTLPVSAILIGLSYPVVQLLYERGRFTNLDTLYTARALFLYTFSVFPAACVRTFASIFYSLKNTKTPALIAAFIVALNIFLNLNLMRILRYLSFPLATSLVSFLHTAFLYFILRRRIGPLFKEDFIPFFFKIFLLSLLLGFFSHRTFLFLQRFKFSPPFLVFLPAVFSLLLFYLLSFPLKIKEVKNFGDAVFLGKGFKKGI from the coding sequence ATGATAAGAAAGGTGAGTATTTTTACCTTGGGCACCTTAATTACCCGAATTACCGGTTTATTACGAGAATCGGTCTTTGCCTATCTCTATGGGGCATCAACTTCCACCGATGCCTTCCAGGTTGCCTTTCGCATCCCGAATCTTCTCCGCGATCTATTTTCCGAGGCAGCTCTCTCAGCAAGTTTTGTGCCCACCTTCTGCGAAAAATTAAAGAAGAAAGAGCCTTCTGATGAAATATGGCGTTTCGCCTCCAATCTCTTCAATATCATCTTAATTTTTGTCGGGGGGATTGTCCTTCTCTTAATCTTCTTTTCCCCTTCGGTTGTTCATTTCTTAGGGATGGGTTATAAGAATGTTCCTGGAAAATTAGAATTGACTAATAACCTTACCCGGATTATGCTCCCTTTTTTACTATTTGTCTCTCTCGCCTCCTTGGTGATGGGCATTCTCCTCTCCTTCGGTAAATTCTTTATTCCAGCAATCGCTCCGGTCGGTTTTAATCTCGTTTCCGTAACTATCCCCCTCGCCACCTTTTCCCTATTCCGTTTTTGGAATAAAGACCCAATTTACGCCATGGCCTATGGAGTTCTTTTTGGTGCCATCGCCCAATTAGTTATTCAAATTCCGGCTCTGAAAAGCAAGGGGTTTAAGTATAAATTGTATTTCAACCTGAAGGAAAGTTCGGCTAAAAGGGTCTTTTCCTTATGGCTTCCGATGGTTTTGGGTCTCGCCGGTTACCAAGTGAATTTTGCGGTCAATACTTTTTTAATCACCTTTTTAGAGGAAAAGTCAATCACCTATCTTAATTATGCTTACCGGATTATGCACCTTCCCGCTGGCCTTTTTGGAGTAGCGGTAGGAACGGTTGCCTTACAGGAATTTTCTTTTGTTGGTGCCGAAGAACTAAAAGATAAGATTGATGAGGCGATAAGATTGACTTCCATTCTTACCTTACCGGTTTCGGCAATCTTAATCGGCCTTTCCTATCCGGTGGTCCAATTACTCTACGAGCGAGGGCGATTTACCAATCTTGATACCCTCTATACCGCCCGCGCCCTTTTTCTTTACACCTTTTCTGTTTTTCCCGCGGCTTGTGTCCGAACTTTTGCCTCCATCTTTTATTCCTTAAAAAATACAAAGACCCCGGCTCTAATCGCCGCCTTCATTGTTGCCTTGAATATTTTCTTAAATTTAAATCTGATGCGCATCCTCCGCTATCTCTCTTTCCCTTTAGCGACCTCATTAGTTTCTTTTCTTCACACCGCCTTCCTTTATTTCATCCTCCGGCGACGGATTGGCCCTCTATTCAAAGAAGACTTCATCCCCTTCTTTTTTAAAATTTTCCTCCTTTCGCTTCTTCTGGGATTCTTCTCCCATCGGACCTTTCTCTTTTTACAAAGGTTCAAATTTTCTCCCCCTTTTTTAGTCTTCCTGCCTGCTGTTTTCAGTCTTCTCCTCTTCTATCTTCTCTCTTTTCCCCTTAAAATTAAAGAGGTGAAGAATTTCGGTGACGCCGTCTTTTTGGGAAAGGGGTTTAAAAAGGGCATATAA
- the thiE gene encoding thiamine phosphate synthase, with translation MNYRIIDVNLNRLREGLKVCEDLLRFHYEDQKLLFSLRKIRSLLLPLMKKIEPEVIPFRLSERDLGRGREFDWTERKEISALFLANIKRAQEASRVLEEFIKISGIKLPRLEKRPDFKAIRFLLYDLEKEFIQRWGKRLILRVYAILDFGSLANFFSKIPPLSELGFLLATASDAIQFRGLKDASSWELFRQAEEIKKGIEKVKRKVLFLINDRVDLCLASGADGVHLGKEDIPLERAREILPEKIIGATVRNLKDLNFAERSGCDYVGCGSVFPSPTKPEAKVIGLERLKMIVRRSSLPVVAIGGINQKNLPQVLKTGVAGVAFVSAIFSGGRVRENLREIKKIIKGYYP, from the coding sequence ATGAACTACCGGATAATTGATGTCAATCTCAATCGGTTAAGGGAGGGACTCAAAGTATGTGAAGATTTACTTCGCTTCCATTACGAAGACCAGAAACTTCTCTTCTCTTTGAGAAAGATACGCTCTCTCCTCTTACCGCTAATGAAAAAAATTGAACCAGAGGTTATCCCTTTCCGCCTTTCGGAAAGGGACTTGGGAAGGGGGAGGGAGTTTGATTGGACAGAGCGAAAAGAGATTAGTGCTCTCTTTCTGGCGAATATCAAAAGGGCGCAAGAAGCCTCTCGGGTTTTGGAAGAGTTTATTAAAATCAGTGGGATTAAACTTCCCCGTTTAGAGAAGCGACCCGACTTTAAAGCCATCCGTTTTCTCCTTTACGACTTAGAGAAGGAGTTTATTCAGAGATGGGGGAAGAGGCTCATCCTCCGAGTTTATGCAATTTTGGATTTTGGAAGTTTGGCGAATTTTTTTAGTAAAATCCCTCCCTTATCCGAGTTGGGTTTTCTTCTGGCTACCGCTTCTGATGCCATTCAATTCCGCGGCCTAAAGGACGCTTCCAGTTGGGAATTATTCCGGCAAGCGGAGGAGATAAAAAAGGGGATAGAGAAGGTAAAAAGGAAAGTCCTCTTTTTAATTAACGACCGGGTTGACCTCTGCTTAGCCTCCGGAGCGGACGGGGTTCATTTAGGAAAAGAGGATATCCCCTTAGAAAGAGCCCGGGAGATTTTACCAGAGAAGATTATTGGAGCGACAGTGAGAAATCTTAAAGATTTAAATTTTGCCGAAAGGAGCGGCTGCGATTATGTGGGTTGTGGTTCAGTTTTTCCTTCACCGACCAAACCCGAGGCCAAGGTGATCGGTTTGGAAAGGTTGAAGATGATTGTGAGAAGGAGTTCCTTACCTGTTGTGGCAATTGGGGGGATCAATCAGAAAAACTTACCTCAAGTTTTGAAAACCGGGGTGGCGGGGGTGGCTTTCGTTTCCGCCATCTTTTCGGGGGGTAGGGTAAGAGAGAATCTAAGAGAGATTAAAAAGATAATAAAGGGGTATTATCCCTGA
- a CDS encoding ABC transporter permease subunit, whose protein sequence is MKIKPVILNTFIESVRDKILIILIVLGLLLMASAKIVQPLALGEESKIIKDLGLSAINLVSVLIAIFVGGRLIYKEIEKRTIYIVLAKPIRRWEFILGKFFGLLLVLFISLLLLAIGFFLVLFFTRIPADFSLLLPLLFLIFELSIITALALFFSTFVTPIGASIFTFLLYFVGHLTRDLKAFAAMVKNPALTFLANLFYYLLPNLANFNIKGMVVHNVPIPLGVIIFTLVYGVIYTAGLLFLATLIFQRKDL, encoded by the coding sequence ATGAAAATAAAGCCCGTCATCTTAAATACCTTTATTGAATCGGTTCGGGATAAGATTCTCATCATCCTTATCGTCCTCGGTCTTCTCCTGATGGCGAGTGCCAAAATTGTTCAACCCCTCGCCTTGGGCGAAGAGAGTAAGATAATTAAAGACTTAGGCCTTTCGGCAATAAATCTCGTCAGTGTCCTCATCGCCATCTTCGTCGGTGGCCGGTTGATTTATAAAGAGATTGAGAAGAGGACAATCTATATCGTTCTCGCCAAGCCGATAAGGAGGTGGGAATTCATCTTAGGAAAGTTCTTTGGCCTACTTTTGGTCCTTTTTATCTCCCTTCTCCTTTTAGCCATCGGTTTTTTCCTCGTCCTCTTCTTCACAAGAATCCCAGCGGACTTCTCCCTCCTTTTGCCCCTCCTCTTTCTCATCTTTGAACTTTCCATCATCACCGCCCTAGCTCTCTTCTTCTCCACTTTTGTCACACCGATCGGTGCCTCCATCTTCACCTTCCTTCTCTATTTCGTTGGCCACTTAACAAGAGATTTGAAAGCGTTCGCCGCGATGGTTAAAAATCCAGCCCTCACCTTCTTGGCAAACCTATTCTATTATCTTTTGCCCAACCTCGCCAATTTCAATATCAAAGGGATGGTGGTGCACAATGTGCCCATACCCTTAGGGGTAATTATCTTTACTCTGGTCTACGGTGTTATTTATACCGCGGGACTCCTCTTCCTCGCTACCCTCATCTTCCAAAGAAAAGACCTCTGA
- a CDS encoding ABC transporter ATP-binding protein, giving the protein MAVIKAENLTRDYKVGFGGFKKIRALDSLNLEIFPGEIFGFLGPNGSGKTTTIKLILGLIKPTSGKITVFGKSPTDTKIKKRIGYLPESPYFYDYLTAYEFLSFCAEVVDTKEKRIDELLKLVDMTEAKNTQLGKFSRGMLQRIGVAQSLLGDPELVILDEPMGGLDPIGRKEVRDIIVNLRREGKTVFFSSHILSDAEMICDRVGILVKGKLLKVGRTAEILSEEIESIEITAKNLSPEQEKELATLSARVLKSDGKVMFIVSTPEERDKVIRYLVNTGGEIVSVVPRRKTLEEYFMSFVR; this is encoded by the coding sequence ATGGCGGTAATTAAAGCGGAAAACCTCACGCGGGATTATAAAGTCGGTTTTGGGGGTTTTAAGAAAATTCGGGCTCTGGATTCCTTAAACTTAGAGATTTTCCCAGGGGAGATATTCGGTTTTTTAGGTCCGAATGGTTCCGGTAAGACAACAACGATTAAGTTAATTTTAGGTCTCATCAAGCCCACATCCGGGAAAATTACCGTTTTTGGGAAAAGTCCGACGGATACGAAAATTAAGAAGAGAATCGGCTATCTCCCGGAATCACCCTATTTCTATGATTATCTCACCGCCTACGAATTTCTTTCTTTTTGTGCCGAGGTTGTAGACACTAAGGAGAAAAGGATTGACGAACTGTTAAAATTGGTTGATATGACGGAAGCTAAAAATACCCAGTTGGGAAAATTCTCCCGGGGTATGTTGCAGAGAATTGGGGTTGCCCAGAGTCTTTTGGGTGATCCGGAACTGGTGATTCTTGATGAGCCGATGGGTGGTTTAGACCCAATCGGCCGAAAAGAGGTTAGGGATATCATTGTCAATTTAAGGAGAGAAGGAAAGACCGTCTTCTTCTCCTCCCATATCCTTTCCGATGCCGAGATGATTTGCGACCGGGTAGGAATTTTGGTGAAAGGGAAGTTATTAAAGGTGGGACGGACGGCAGAGATCCTCTCTGAGGAGATTGAATCAATAGAGATCACTGCTAAAAACCTTTCGCCGGAGCAAGAAAAAGAATTAGCCACTCTTTCGGCGCGGGTTTTGAAAAGCGACGGGAAAGTGATGTTTATCGTTTCTACACCCGAAGAGAGGGATAAGGTGATAAGATATCTCGTTAATACCGGAGGGGAGATTGTTTCCGTCGTGCCGAGGCGCAAGACCTTAGAAGAGTATTTTATGAGCTTTGTTCGTTAG
- the trmD gene encoding tRNA (guanosine(37)-N1)-methyltransferase TrmD, with product MLCHIVTIFPEYFTGILKTGVLRIAQEKKILSISLINLRDFADNSYRTVDDYPYGGGSGMIMKPEPIFRAVAAIKEEESYIILTSPAGRRFDQNLARELSQKKHLIFISGRYKGVDERVKYLTNDEISIGDFILSGGEAACAVILEAVVRLLPGVVGDEESIVSDSFVSGILDAPHYTRPANYQGYEVPKILLSGDHEKIKRWRRKEALRRTLLRRPDLLKNAPLSPEDLRLLEEIKREEGKENQD from the coding sequence ATGCTTTGCCATATTGTTACGATCTTCCCCGAATATTTCACCGGGATTCTCAAAACCGGGGTATTAAGAATCGCCCAAGAGAAAAAAATCTTAAGTATCTCTCTGATTAATCTCCGCGATTTCGCTGATAATTCCTATCGCACGGTTGACGACTACCCTTATGGTGGAGGAAGTGGGATGATTATGAAACCAGAGCCCATCTTCCGCGCCGTAGCGGCAATAAAAGAGGAAGAGTCCTATATTATTCTTACTTCTCCCGCCGGCAGGAGGTTTGATCAAAATCTGGCAAGAGAGTTATCCCAGAAGAAACATCTCATTTTCATCTCGGGTCGCTATAAGGGGGTAGATGAAAGGGTTAAGTATTTAACTAACGACGAGATCTCAATTGGGGACTTCATCCTTTCCGGAGGTGAGGCGGCTTGCGCGGTAATTTTGGAGGCAGTGGTCCGGCTCCTTCCCGGGGTGGTGGGAGATGAAGAATCTATCGTTTCTGATTCCTTCGTCTCCGGAATTTTGGATGCCCCCCATTACACAAGACCAGCTAATTACCAAGGCTACGAAGTACCAAAAATCCTCCTTTCGGGAGACCACGAAAAGATAAAAAGATGGCGGCGCAAAGAGGCTTTAAGAAGAACCCTCTTGCGCCGACCCGACCTCTTAAAAAATGCCCCCCTCTCTCCCGAAGATTTAAGGTTATTGGAAGAGATTAAAAGGGAGGAAGGGAAAGAGAATCAAGATTGA
- a CDS encoding KH domain-containing protein, translating into MMPLKELVENITKSLVDNPDKVNIKEISGERTLILELRVEKGDYGKVIGKEGRTAKAIRQILSAAAMKQGKRAQLEILE; encoded by the coding sequence ATGATGCCGCTTAAGGAATTGGTTGAAAATATCACAAAATCGCTCGTTGATAACCCGGATAAGGTCAATATCAAAGAAATATCCGGTGAGCGAACCCTCATCTTAGAACTCCGGGTCGAAAAAGGCGACTACGGTAAAGTAATTGGTAAGGAGGGTAGAACCGCCAAAGCGATCCGGCAGATTCTTTCTGCCGCGGCAATGAAACAAGGAAAGAGAGCCCAGTTAGAAATACTGGAATAG
- the rpsP gene encoding 30S ribosomal protein S16: MVKIRLNRMGRKNFPFYRIVVTDSRRARDGKYIEAVGYYNPLKEEVKIDTERVAYWLSCGAKTTEIVNRLLKKKKDTGGEL; this comes from the coding sequence ATGGTTAAGATAAGACTGAACCGAATGGGAAGGAAAAACTTCCCTTTTTATCGGATAGTAGTTACCGATTCCCGACGGGCACGGGATGGTAAATACATTGAAGCCGTCGGTTACTATAACCCACTCAAAGAGGAGGTGAAAATAGACACCGAAAGGGTTGCCTACTGGCTCTCCTGTGGGGCAAAAACCACAGAGATAGTAAACCGACTACTTAAAAAGAAAAAAGATACAGGAGGTGAACTATGA